A region from the Parasphingopyxis sp. CP4 genome encodes:
- the polA gene encoding DNA polymerase I, with protein MPEEKHLYLVDGSSYIFRAYHRLPPLTNIRGEPVGAVYGYTTMLWKLVDQLNAADGPTHMAVILDASAQTFRNEIYDQYKANRPPPPEDLVPQFPMIRDATRAFSLPCIEELGFEADDLIASYAKHALAEQWNVTIVSSDKDLMQLIEPGIDMLDTMKDARLGKEHVEEKFGVGPEKLGDVLALMGDTSDNIPGVTGIGPKTASKLINEYGTVEAVLDAAPEMKKSKMRENLIEQADNARMSRLLVTLKDDVPLPEPLDDFTLDGIPEDPLREFLEHHGFKSLLTRIGGAAANAELAQHSETTVEEGEDEPPIDRSAYETVTDEAALDAWIAEARRIGHVAVDTETDSLESVTARLVGVCLATEPGKACYIPLGHGGGDLLGENPDQIDFDTAIAKLKSLLEDPAVLKIGHNLKYDMGVLTQHDIVLAPIDDTIVMSFDLEAGLHGHGMDELAELFLGHTCIKFKDVVGTGKKQISFAEVPLDQATEYAAEDADVTLRLWRRLKPRLAADRATRVYELVDRPLIPVIAGMECAGIKVDREELARLSADFAAQMETTEKEVHDIAGEQFTIGSPKQLGEILFDKMGLKGGRKGKSGVWSTDVNEMERLARDGEPIAQKILDWRQLSKLKSTYTDALQAEINPKTGRVHTSYSLTGAQTGRLSSTEPNLQNIPIRTEMGRKIRFAFVAEPGNVLLAADYSQIELRLAAHMADVPALKEAFEAGEDIHNRTAQELFGEVNRDTRGRAKTINFAILYGISRWGLAGRLEITPDEAQDMIDRYFERFPGINQYITQTLTAAREAGYTETLFGRKTHFPRLKSKMQHERQGSERAAINAPIQGTSADIIKRAMARMGPALAAEGLDEVKMLLQVHDELVFELPENKVEDASAVINDVMASAAAPLVKIDVPLAVDIGTGPSWGAAH; from the coding sequence ATGCCTGAGGAGAAGCATCTCTATCTCGTCGATGGGTCGAGCTATATTTTCCGCGCCTATCACCGGCTGCCGCCGCTCACCAATATCCGCGGTGAACCGGTCGGCGCGGTCTATGGCTACACGACGATGTTGTGGAAGCTGGTCGATCAGCTGAACGCCGCAGACGGCCCGACCCATATGGCGGTGATTCTCGATGCGAGCGCGCAAACCTTCCGCAACGAAATCTACGATCAATATAAAGCCAATCGACCGCCACCGCCCGAAGATCTCGTCCCGCAATTCCCGATGATCCGCGATGCAACGCGCGCCTTCTCCCTGCCCTGCATCGAAGAGCTCGGCTTTGAAGCCGATGATCTGATCGCATCCTACGCCAAACACGCGCTTGCAGAGCAGTGGAATGTCACGATTGTCAGTTCGGACAAGGATCTGATGCAGTTGATCGAACCGGGCATCGACATGCTCGACACGATGAAAGACGCGCGGCTCGGCAAGGAGCATGTCGAGGAGAAATTCGGCGTTGGACCGGAAAAGCTGGGCGATGTGCTCGCGCTGATGGGCGATACATCGGACAATATTCCCGGTGTTACCGGTATCGGCCCGAAAACCGCCTCGAAGCTGATCAATGAATATGGGACGGTGGAAGCCGTGCTCGACGCGGCGCCGGAAATGAAAAAGTCCAAGATGCGCGAGAATCTGATCGAGCAGGCGGACAATGCCCGCATGTCGCGCTTGCTGGTGACGTTGAAGGACGATGTCCCGCTCCCCGAACCGCTCGACGATTTCACGCTCGACGGCATCCCGGAAGACCCGTTGCGCGAATTTCTCGAGCATCATGGCTTCAAATCTTTACTCACCCGGATCGGTGGCGCGGCGGCCAATGCCGAGCTTGCCCAGCATAGCGAGACGACGGTCGAGGAAGGCGAGGACGAACCGCCGATTGATCGCAGCGCCTATGAGACTGTCACCGACGAAGCCGCGCTCGACGCCTGGATCGCCGAAGCCCGGCGGATCGGCCATGTTGCAGTCGACACCGAAACCGACAGCCTGGAATCGGTGACCGCACGGCTGGTCGGTGTGTGCCTCGCGACCGAACCCGGCAAGGCTTGTTACATCCCGCTCGGCCATGGCGGCGGCGACCTGCTCGGCGAGAATCCCGACCAGATCGATTTCGACACGGCGATCGCCAAATTGAAATCGCTGCTTGAAGACCCCGCCGTGCTCAAGATTGGCCATAATCTCAAATATGATATGGGCGTCCTCACCCAGCACGATATTGTCCTCGCGCCGATCGACGACACGATTGTCATGAGCTTTGATCTCGAAGCCGGGCTGCATGGCCATGGGATGGACGAGCTTGCCGAGCTGTTTCTCGGCCACACATGCATCAAGTTCAAGGATGTGGTCGGCACCGGCAAGAAGCAGATCAGCTTTGCCGAAGTCCCGCTCGACCAGGCGACCGAATATGCAGCCGAGGATGCGGATGTAACGCTGCGCCTGTGGCGGCGGCTCAAACCACGACTGGCGGCGGATCGCGCGACGCGCGTCTATGAGCTTGTCGATCGCCCGCTGATACCGGTGATTGCCGGCATGGAATGCGCAGGCATCAAGGTCGATCGCGAGGAGCTGGCCCGGCTCTCGGCGGATTTTGCTGCGCAGATGGAAACGACCGAAAAAGAGGTGCACGATATCGCCGGTGAACAGTTCACGATCGGCAGCCCCAAACAGCTGGGCGAGATTTTGTTCGACAAGATGGGCCTTAAAGGCGGGCGCAAGGGCAAATCCGGCGTCTGGTCGACTGACGTCAACGAAATGGAGCGGTTGGCGCGCGATGGCGAACCGATCGCGCAGAAAATACTCGACTGGCGTCAGCTGTCGAAGCTCAAAAGCACCTATACCGATGCGCTCCAGGCCGAGATCAATCCGAAAACCGGCCGCGTGCACACCAGCTATTCCCTCACCGGCGCGCAAACCGGTCGCCTGTCATCGACCGAACCCAATCTCCAGAATATCCCGATCCGCACCGAAATGGGCCGCAAGATCCGCTTCGCCTTTGTCGCGGAACCCGGCAATGTGCTGCTCGCGGCCGATTACAGCCAGATCGAATTGCGCCTTGCCGCGCATATGGCCGATGTTCCCGCGCTCAAAGAGGCGTTCGAAGCGGGCGAGGATATTCACAATCGCACCGCGCAGGAATTGTTTGGCGAGGTGAATCGCGACACGCGTGGCCGGGCCAAGACGATCAATTTCGCCATTCTCTACGGCATCTCGCGTTGGGGCCTTGCCGGACGGCTCGAAATCACGCCCGATGAAGCCCAGGACATGATCGATCGCTATTTCGAGCGTTTCCCGGGTATCAATCAATATATCACCCAAACGCTGACCGCCGCGCGCGAGGCCGGCTATACCGAGACGCTGTTTGGCCGAAAGACGCATTTCCCGCGCCTCAAAAGCAAGATGCAGCATGAACGGCAAGGCAGTGAGCGCGCGGCGATCAATGCACCGATCCAGGGTACGAGCGCCGATATCATCAAGCGCGCCATGGCAAGAATGGGTCCAGCACTCGCCGCCGAAGGGTTGGATGAGGTGAAGATGCTGCTCCAGGTACATGATGAGCTGGTCTTCGAACTCCCTGAAAACAAAGTGGAAGATGCGTCTGCTGTAATCAATGACGTCATGGCGTCAGCCGCCGCACCGCTGGTGAAAATCGATGTGCCGCTGGCCGTGGATATCGGCACCGGACCCAGCTGGGGCGCAGCACATTGA
- a CDS encoding MFS transporter: MPLPRFLRAYYAYVFLIDFILGYAIYTAYFSLSGLGVWDIALLFIFWSIVAAIFEIPSGALSDHLDRRWLLIAAPLIKAAAFAFWAIANGSFAIFALGFLVWSFASSLISGSKEALLYEHMDAAGEADDYDRVLGRDRALQEISAGIAMVLGGLVGHVSMEAALWLALPPLFLAALIAIWLPDVRSKADLPTERPNYLAHFVEAAQEFKAEPVLRFVTGYLVLGVMLFYVLEEFDPLYYLAVGVPIWAFGLVGVLAIAAYAYASVMAHKLSNFRAGGWLLPLASGVCLLIAGLGDSIWLLIPLMMAYICIAPPLILAEAKFQQVMGGSSRATTTSAMVFFHCIASIFMCLAIGLVADRFGILTAYGWCGVYLIVFSGWAWWRDRKGQNAIHAVEA, encoded by the coding sequence ATGCCCCTCCCCCGTTTCCTGCGCGCCTATTATGCCTATGTCTTCCTGATCGATTTCATTCTCGGTTATGCGATCTACACGGCCTATTTCTCGCTCAGCGGATTGGGCGTGTGGGATATCGCGCTCTTGTTTATCTTCTGGTCAATCGTTGCGGCGATTTTCGAGATCCCCTCGGGCGCACTGTCCGATCATCTTGACCGGCGATGGCTGCTGATTGCGGCACCCCTGATCAAGGCGGCGGCCTTTGCCTTTTGGGCGATTGCCAATGGCAGTTTCGCGATATTTGCCCTTGGCTTCCTGGTCTGGAGCTTTGCGAGCTCGTTGATCTCCGGATCGAAAGAGGCGTTGCTCTACGAACATATGGACGCCGCCGGCGAGGCCGACGATTATGATCGTGTGCTGGGTCGCGATCGCGCACTGCAGGAGATCAGCGCCGGCATTGCGATGGTGCTCGGCGGGTTGGTCGGTCATGTGTCGATGGAAGCCGCATTATGGCTCGCGCTGCCGCCGCTGTTCCTCGCCGCGCTGATCGCGATCTGGCTGCCCGATGTTCGATCCAAGGCCGATCTGCCGACCGAGCGGCCCAACTATCTCGCCCATTTCGTCGAAGCCGCGCAGGAGTTCAAAGCCGAACCGGTGCTGCGCTTTGTAACCGGCTATCTCGTGCTTGGCGTGATGCTGTTCTACGTACTCGAGGAGTTCGATCCGCTCTATTATCTCGCGGTCGGCGTGCCGATCTGGGCGTTCGGGCTGGTCGGTGTGCTCGCTATCGCGGCCTATGCCTATGCAAGCGTCATGGCGCATAAACTGTCGAATTTTCGCGCCGGCGGCTGGCTTTTACCGCTCGCTTCCGGTGTCTGTTTGCTGATCGCGGGGTTGGGCGATTCGATCTGGCTCCTGATCCCGCTGATGATGGCCTATATCTGTATTGCGCCGCCGCTGATCCTGGCCGAGGCGAAATTCCAGCAGGTGATGGGCGGCTCCAGCCGGGCAACGACAACCTCGGCGATGGTTTTCTTCCATTGCATCGCCAGCATCTTCATGTGCCTGGCGATTGGACTGGTTGCCGACCGCTTTGGAATCCTGACTGCCTATGGCTGGTGCGGCGTCTATCTGATCGTCTTTTCCGGCTGGGCCTGGTGGCGGGATCGCAAGGGCCAAAATGCGATTCACGCGGTCGAAGCGTGA
- the nadB gene encoding L-aspartate oxidase: MSDHDILIIGSGAAGLTAAITLAERFKVLVLAKGAISGGSTAWAQGGIAAVLEPGDTFESHIADTMDAGAGLNREETVEFVVENAPAAIQRLIDLGADFTLAEDGDLHLTREGGHSHRRIVHADDATGWAVQEALEGAAKANPNITLMPDMVAIDLITDRHAESPSASDHGSDHVWGAYAFNKASGHVERFTARATILATGGAGRTYLFSTAPRGATGDGIAMAWRAGCRVSNMEFMQFHPTCLYNLEVKNFLITEAVRGEGGHLKLPGDAPNPGHRFMPEFDSREELAPRDIVARAIDSEIKRFGLDYVHLDISHREPEFVRDHFPNIYDKLIGLGIDMTTEPIPVVPAQHYTCGGVRIDLNGCTDMSGLYAAGEVSESGLHGANRLASNSLLECFVFGEAAANHIRDHWDDLPEPPPIQPWDESRVTDSDEEVVVQHNWREIRRFMWDYVGIVRTTKRLERAQHRVELLRQEVDEYYGNFRVTPDLIELRNLIEVAALIVRSALVRKESRGLHYTTDYPERAGEALDTVLAP, from the coding sequence GTGAGCGACCATGATATCCTGATAATCGGTTCGGGCGCAGCCGGGCTGACCGCAGCGATCACACTCGCCGAAAGGTTCAAGGTGTTAGTGCTCGCCAAGGGCGCAATTTCCGGCGGCTCCACTGCCTGGGCCCAGGGCGGGATTGCGGCGGTGCTTGAACCCGGTGATACGTTCGAAAGCCATATCGCCGACACGATGGATGCGGGTGCCGGACTGAACCGCGAAGAGACGGTTGAATTTGTCGTTGAAAATGCGCCGGCGGCGATCCAGCGGCTCATCGATCTTGGCGCGGATTTCACGCTCGCGGAGGATGGCGATCTGCATCTGACGCGGGAAGGCGGCCATAGCCATCGGCGGATCGTCCATGCCGATGATGCAACAGGCTGGGCGGTGCAGGAAGCGCTGGAAGGCGCGGCCAAGGCCAACCCGAATATCACCTTGATGCCCGACATGGTGGCGATCGACCTGATCACCGATCGCCATGCGGAAAGCCCAAGCGCCAGCGATCATGGCAGCGATCATGTTTGGGGCGCCTATGCGTTCAACAAGGCGAGCGGCCATGTCGAACGCTTTACCGCCCGCGCCACGATCCTCGCCACCGGCGGCGCGGGACGCACCTATCTCTTCTCGACCGCGCCGCGCGGTGCGACAGGTGATGGTATTGCGATGGCCTGGCGTGCGGGATGCCGCGTATCGAACATGGAATTCATGCAATTCCATCCAACCTGCCTGTACAATCTGGAGGTCAAGAATTTCCTGATCACCGAAGCCGTGCGCGGCGAAGGCGGGCACCTCAAGCTGCCGGGCGACGCGCCCAATCCTGGCCATCGCTTCATGCCGGAATTTGATTCGCGCGAAGAACTTGCGCCCCGCGATATCGTGGCCCGCGCCATCGATAGCGAGATCAAGCGGTTTGGGCTTGATTATGTCCATCTCGATATCAGCCATCGCGAACCCGAATTCGTCCGCGATCATTTCCCGAACATCTATGACAAGCTGATTGGGCTCGGCATCGACATGACCACAGAGCCAATCCCGGTCGTCCCTGCCCAGCATTATACCTGTGGCGGTGTGCGCATCGATCTCAACGGCTGCACTGATATGTCGGGTCTCTATGCGGCGGGCGAGGTCAGCGAGAGCGGATTGCACGGCGCCAACCGGCTTGCCTCCAACTCACTGCTCGAATGTTTTGTCTTCGGTGAAGCCGCCGCCAATCATATCCGGGATCATTGGGACGATCTTCCGGAACCGCCACCGATCCAGCCCTGGGATGAGAGCCGGGTCACCGATTCCGATGAGGAAGTCGTCGTCCAGCATAATTGGCGCGAGATTCGCCGGTTCATGTGGGACTATGTCGGCATTGTCCGCACGACCAAACGGCTGGAGCGAGCCCAGCACCGCGTCGAGCTGCTCCGCCAGGAAGTCGACGAATATTATGGCAATTTCCGTGTCACGCCCGATCTTATCGAGCTGCGCAACCTGATCGAAGTCGCCGCGCTGATCGTCCGCTCAGCCCTGGTACGCAAGGAAAGCCGCGGGCTGCACTATACGACCGACTATCCCGAACGGGCCGGTGAAGCGCTCGACACCGTCCTCGCGCCCTAG
- a CDS encoding ABC transporter ATP-binding protein — MNDAAIHVENVTKIYEGEVRALDDVNLTVPRGAIFGLLGPNGAGKSTLINILAGLVNKTAGSASIWGFDIDRDPRNAKASIGIVNQEITFDPFFTPAETLDIQAGLYGVSRKDKRTAELLRAVRLEDKADAYARTLSGGMKRRLMVAKALVHSPPVLVLDEPTAGVDIDLRRQLWDYVRELHAAGTTVVLTTHYLEEAEELCDRIAIINHGKLIADKPTRELVNMAQEKAVVVTVENDIATPPDTAAFEKVEQIDARTLSITYRKDKVNAGEVLSALGDAGHNIIDVSTREADLEDVFLNLTRDAA; from the coding sequence ATGAATGATGCAGCGATCCATGTCGAAAATGTCACCAAAATCTATGAAGGAGAGGTGCGGGCGCTCGATGATGTGAACCTCACCGTGCCGCGCGGTGCGATTTTTGGTCTGTTGGGCCCCAATGGCGCGGGCAAATCGACGCTGATCAACATTTTGGCCGGACTGGTGAACAAAACCGCTGGCTCTGCCTCGATCTGGGGCTTCGACATTGATCGCGATCCGCGCAATGCCAAGGCGAGCATCGGTATCGTCAATCAGGAGATCACTTTCGATCCCTTTTTTACCCCAGCCGAGACGCTCGATATCCAGGCCGGCCTTTATGGTGTTTCGCGCAAGGACAAGCGCACCGCCGAGCTGCTGAGAGCGGTGCGCCTCGAAGACAAGGCCGATGCCTATGCGCGGACATTGTCGGGCGGCATGAAGCGCCGGCTGATGGTCGCCAAGGCGCTGGTCCATTCACCGCCAGTGCTCGTGCTGGATGAGCCAACCGCGGGCGTCGATATCGATCTGCGCCGCCAGCTCTGGGACTATGTGCGCGAACTGCATGCGGCAGGCACCACCGTCGTTCTGACCACGCATTATCTGGAGGAAGCCGAAGAGCTGTGCGATCGGATCGCGATCATCAACCATGGCAAGCTGATCGCCGACAAGCCAACCCGCGAACTCGTCAACATGGCCCAGGAAAAGGCCGTCGTTGTTACGGTCGAAAACGATATTGCAACGCCGCCCGACACCGCCGCCTTTGAAAAGGTCGAGCAGATCGATGCGCGGACGCTTTCGATCACCTATCGCAAGGACAAGGTGAATGCTGGCGAAGTGCTCTCCGCGCTTGGCGATGCCGGCCATAACATCATCGATGTGTCGACCCGCGAGGCCGACCTTGAGGACGTGTTTCTCAACCTCACCCGGGATGCCGCGTGA
- a CDS encoding DUF4402 domain-containing protein: MAALPVMLGAAPALAATQTSDAEVEILEQLTLTQVTGLDFGTIIPSATGGRINIRRNSGVCVAQGGVTLVGSDCQRGEFLVTGPSRQRYRITLASAPITLTHVSGPATMVMDRVRINGNRNKRLNAAGNHTFFVSGRLQVGANQAPGVYDGTFDVTVDFR; this comes from the coding sequence ATGGCGGCGCTGCCTGTCATGCTGGGTGCTGCGCCGGCTCTGGCCGCTACGCAAACGAGCGATGCCGAGGTCGAGATTCTGGAACAGCTGACGCTGACCCAGGTAACCGGACTGGATTTCGGCACCATCATTCCCAGCGCCACCGGCGGACGCATCAACATTCGTCGCAATTCGGGCGTCTGTGTTGCTCAGGGCGGTGTCACGCTTGTCGGAAGCGATTGCCAGCGGGGCGAGTTCCTCGTGACCGGGCCATCGCGGCAGCGCTATCGTATCACATTGGCTTCTGCACCGATCACTTTGACGCATGTCAGCGGACCGGCAACGATGGTGATGGATCGGGTTCGTATCAACGGCAACCGCAACAAGCGGCTCAATGCCGCTGGCAATCACACATTCTTTGTTAGCGGTCGCTTGCAGGTCGGGGCAAATCAGGCGCCCGGTGTCTATGACGGCACATTCGATGTGACCGTCGACTTTCGCTAG
- a CDS encoding DUF4402 domain-containing protein, which yields MKRIMVYAVSAATLALSHSNIAHAADASASADAVIVTPLSLVNTTDLEFGALLPSATAGTVVINPTNDARTVTGGVTAAGSGGQAAQFWTYGGPLQFIFVTRGPLPVLNRVGGGGSMNVSGLTLNGPVFRFLSSAGLLDLRVGGTLQVGANQAPGNYEGNFDITVTYF from the coding sequence ATGAAGCGCATAATGGTCTACGCGGTTTCTGCCGCAACGCTGGCTTTGAGCCATAGCAATATTGCTCATGCCGCCGATGCCAGCGCGTCGGCCGATGCGGTTATTGTGACGCCACTCTCTCTGGTGAATACAACAGATCTCGAATTTGGTGCCCTGTTGCCGAGCGCAACAGCCGGTACCGTAGTCATCAATCCCACTAATGACGCCCGTACCGTAACCGGTGGCGTCACCGCCGCCGGTTCGGGGGGACAGGCGGCGCAGTTTTGGACCTATGGCGGCCCGCTGCAGTTCATATTTGTGACGCGCGGCCCTTTGCCGGTCCTTAATCGTGTAGGCGGCGGCGGCAGCATGAATGTGTCTGGGCTGACGCTCAACGGCCCGGTTTTCCGGTTTCTGAGTAGCGCCGGCCTGCTCGATCTGCGTGTCGGGGGCACGCTGCAGGTCGGCGCGAACCAGGCGCCGGGTAACTATGAAGGCAATTTCGACATTACCGTCACCTATTTCTAG
- a CDS encoding zinc-finger domain-containing protein, which yields MTDQPETVRVSDTRVACDGADDIAGGAALGHPRVWLEIDEAGYVDCGYCDRHFVLIGGPADTASADKGVSAD from the coding sequence ATGACCGACCAGCCTGAAACCGTAAGAGTCTCCGATACCCGCGTTGCGTGCGACGGGGCCGATGATATTGCCGGCGGCGCAGCCCTTGGCCATCCGCGGGTCTGGCTCGAGATTGATGAGGCCGGCTATGTCGATTGTGGCTATTGCGACCGGCATTTTGTCCTGATTGGCGGCCCGGCTGATACAGCGTCTGCCGATAAGGGTGTATCCGCCGACTAA
- the tldD gene encoding metalloprotease TldD produces the protein MTTSSDPRSLLYRADALDPDRAKALTADILKTADDGELYMQYSASEAFAFDDGRLKTADYSTEAGFGLRGVSGETTAFAHANEISEAAILRAGETMRLLDPAAQTRQPAPRATNRHLYTADDPLTLVPFAEKVALCEQIDAAARARDPRVVQVTAGLSGSWSVIEIVRPDGYVATDIRPLVRLNVSIVVEENGRRETGFYGMGGRYLYDRLFESANWNRAIDEALAQAIVNLGSEPAPAGEFEVVLGPGWPGILLHEAIGHGLEGDFNRKGTSAFSGRIGERVAAPGVTVVDDGSIADRRGSLSIDDEGTPTQETVLIEDGILAGYMQDRMNARLMGVPATGNGRRESFAYAPMPRMTNTFMRAGEDDPEEIMSRVKDGIFAKSFGGGQVDITSGKFVFSCTEAYRVKNGKIGAPIKGATLIGDGPTALTKVSAIGNDLALDEGIGICGKGGQSVPAGVGQPTLLLDGLTVGGTAA, from the coding sequence ATGACAACTTCATCCGATCCCCGTTCGCTTCTTTACCGCGCCGATGCGCTTGATCCTGATCGTGCCAAGGCGCTGACAGCCGACATTTTGAAGACCGCTGATGATGGCGAGCTCTATATGCAATATAGCGCGTCCGAAGCCTTTGCCTTTGACGATGGCCGGTTGAAGACCGCCGATTACAGCACCGAAGCCGGTTTTGGCCTGCGCGGCGTATCAGGTGAGACGACCGCCTTTGCCCATGCCAATGAGATTAGCGAGGCCGCCATATTGCGTGCCGGTGAAACGATGCGATTGCTCGATCCGGCAGCACAAACACGCCAGCCAGCGCCGCGCGCTACGAACCGCCATCTCTATACGGCTGATGATCCGCTGACCCTCGTTCCCTTTGCCGAGAAAGTGGCGCTATGCGAGCAGATCGATGCCGCCGCCCGCGCCCGCGATCCGCGTGTCGTGCAGGTCACTGCCGGGCTCTCAGGATCGTGGAGCGTAATCGAGATCGTCCGGCCCGATGGTTATGTCGCCACCGATATCCGTCCACTCGTTCGGCTCAATGTCTCGATTGTTGTCGAGGAAAATGGGCGGCGCGAAACCGGCTTTTACGGCATGGGCGGGCGTTATCTGTATGACCGCCTGTTTGAGAGCGCGAACTGGAATCGCGCAATCGATGAGGCTCTGGCCCAGGCAATCGTCAATCTTGGTTCGGAACCGGCACCGGCTGGCGAGTTTGAAGTCGTGCTCGGCCCAGGCTGGCCCGGCATCCTGCTCCATGAAGCGATCGGCCATGGCCTGGAAGGCGATTTCAACCGCAAGGGGACGTCCGCTTTTTCCGGCCGTATCGGCGAACGCGTTGCAGCGCCGGGCGTCACGGTGGTCGATGATGGATCGATTGCCGATCGGCGCGGTTCGCTCTCGATCGACGATGAAGGCACACCGACCCAGGAAACCGTGCTGATCGAGGATGGCATCCTTGCCGGCTATATGCAGGATCGCATGAATGCGCGGCTGATGGGCGTCCCTGCCACCGGCAATGGCCGCCGCGAAAGTTTCGCCTATGCGCCGATGCCGCGCATGACCAACACCTTCATGCGGGCCGGCGAAGATGATCCGGAAGAAATCATGAGCCGGGTGAAGGATGGCATTTTCGCCAAAAGCTTTGGCGGCGGACAGGTCGATATCACGAGCGGTAAATTCGTGTTCAGTTGCACTGAGGCTTATCGCGTGAAAAACGGCAAGATCGGCGCGCCGATCAAGGGCGCAACGCTGATCGGCGACGGGCCCACCGCGCTCACCAAGGTATCGGCGATCGGCAACGATCTCGCGCTCGACGAAGGCATCGGCATTTGCGGCAAGGGCGGCCAGTCCGTCCCCGCCGGTGTTGGCCAGCCGACGCTGTTGCTGGATGGGCTGACGGTTGGCGGAACGGCGGCATAG
- a CDS encoding pyridoxamine 5'-phosphate oxidase family protein, translating into MADFFDALTDKQIAFVEKQPMFFVATAAADGRINLSPKGYDAFRVLGPNRVAYLDLGGSGNETHAHLTADGRITIMFCAFEQPALIFRIYGHGTAVLPQDDGWDELAANFEILPGTRQIFDIAVDNVQESCGWGVPFMEHKQDRATLQKAHKQPSEDEWLAKVGGRTESIDGLPVRPTTRYFDEEIKVDGAG; encoded by the coding sequence ATGGCTGATTTTTTCGATGCACTGACCGACAAGCAGATCGCTTTTGTCGAAAAGCAGCCGATGTTCTTTGTTGCAACGGCGGCGGCCGATGGGCGGATCAACTTATCGCCCAAAGGCTATGATGCGTTTCGCGTGCTTGGACCCAACCGCGTGGCTTATCTCGATCTTGGCGGGTCCGGCAATGAAACCCATGCGCACCTAACCGCCGACGGCCGGATTACGATCATGTTCTGTGCCTTCGAACAGCCGGCCCTGATCTTCCGCATCTATGGCCATGGCACAGCCGTGCTGCCGCAGGATGATGGCTGGGACGAACTGGCTGCGAATTTCGAGATCCTCCCGGGCACCCGGCAGATTTTCGATATTGCGGTGGATAATGTTCAGGAAAGCTGCGGCTGGGGCGTGCCCTTCATGGAGCACAAACAAGATCGCGCCACACTCCAAAAAGCCCATAAACAGCCCAGCGAAGACGAATGGCTCGCCAAGGTTGGCGGGCGTACCGAGAGTATCGATGGCCTGCCGGTCCGTCCGACGACCCGCTATTTCGACGAGGAGATCAAGGTCGATGGCGCTGGTTGA
- a CDS encoding DUF2007 domain-containing protein: MALVELGRFPSGVEAAIIRGRLQADGIEAVSFDTGMNIAESVGIMIPVRLMVEEADLEAALAVIREAEAQ, translated from the coding sequence ATGGCGCTGGTTGAACTGGGCCGCTTTCCGAGCGGCGTTGAAGCCGCGATCATTCGCGGACGGCTGCAGGCCGATGGGATTGAAGCTGTCTCGTTCGATACCGGGATGAATATCGCCGAAAGCGTTGGCATCATGATTCCCGTGCGGCTGATGGTGGAGGAGGCCGATCTTGAGGCTGCCCTTGCCGTAATCCGCGAAGCGGAGGCGCAATGA
- a CDS encoding patatin-like phospholipase family protein, translated as MSIALVLGGGAGLGWAHIGVVRELEAAGIDIGVLTGTSIGGVVSIAFASGRLDILEELAQSASSMRSVLRYLGPNWRPGSVLSGKAIAKLIEEHLGDLTFESLNIPTAVVAADLLSGDAVILDSGPVGDAIHATIALPGIFQPVVHEGMILSDGGAVMPVPVTPARAMADGRPIVAINLQGDYIARRAAVGIKDGEDAKLTTLSVVRSATGLMLSKLARLSLDQDPPDLELRLPVGHIDTSNFTRAEDLIEIGRREAVKAIPEIERLIDG; from the coding sequence ATGAGTATTGCGCTTGTCCTGGGCGGCGGTGCTGGCCTTGGCTGGGCCCATATCGGCGTTGTCCGTGAGCTTGAAGCTGCCGGTATCGATATCGGCGTGCTGACCGGCACCTCGATCGGCGGCGTGGTCTCGATCGCCTTTGCATCCGGTCGCTTGGACATATTGGAGGAGCTCGCTCAATCGGCATCGTCGATGCGCTCGGTGCTGCGCTATCTCGGCCCCAATTGGCGCCCGGGTTCGGTTTTGAGCGGCAAGGCGATTGCCAAGCTGATCGAAGAACATCTCGGCGATCTGACATTTGAATCGCTTAACATTCCCACCGCAGTCGTGGCCGCAGATCTGCTGTCCGGCGATGCTGTCATTCTCGATTCCGGCCCGGTCGGGGATGCGATCCATGCAACGATCGCCTTGCCCGGAATATTCCAGCCGGTCGTGCATGAGGGCATGATCCTGTCCGATGGCGGCGCGGTCATGCCGGTACCCGTGACGCCTGCCCGGGCCATGGCCGATGGCCGACCGATCGTCGCGATCAATTTGCAGGGCGATTATATCGCTCGGCGCGCGGCGGTCGGCATCAAGGATGGCGAGGACGCCAAACTGACCACCTTATCGGTGGTTCGCAGCGCCACCGGACTGATGCTCTCCAAGCTCGCGCGCCTCTCGCTCGACCAGGATCCGCCAGACCTCGAACTGCGTCTGCCGGTCGGCCATATCGACACGTCCAATTTCACCCGCGCCGAGGATCTGATTGAGATTGGACGCCGTGAAGCGGTGAAGGCCATCCCAGAAATCGAAAGATTGATTGACGGTTGA